The following are from one region of the Silurus meridionalis isolate SWU-2019-XX chromosome 25, ASM1480568v1, whole genome shotgun sequence genome:
- the flrt1a gene encoding leucine-rich repeat transmembrane protein FLRT1: MAPEVMAELRDWFFLLLLCLTLLAEVLQCAATASQGIDADGDVVCPSVCRCDEDFIYCNDRGLSAIPPLPPSASILYLQNNHIDNAGLPTSLEFLTTVEVIYLYDNELDDFPMHLPPSLQELHLQDNNIRVLPRAALARLPLLEKLHLDDNSVSTVSIEDQAFADNPRLRLLFLSRNHLSSIPSGLPASLEELRLDDNRISTIPTHAFRGLSSLRRLVLDGNLLANQRIADDTFSRLSNLTELSLVRNSLQTPPLNLPSAHLQRLSLQDNALIHMPRGSLDGMRSLQRLDLSGNNLTTLPRGLFRDLESLGQLLVRGNPWHCGCNLRWLYDWLEAKGNTITVRGLTCQSPERVRDMPLRDLTSQMDDCELAAAGGAGIGGVGSPGGGGTTGNRMSGAGVSSTTLSPPQGSLFTLRSKRPGLGLPDKGLDYTLGSSGVGKNLALNVKPLSHDSIRVTWSVAQTSSSFRLSWLRLGTSAAMGSITETLVRGDRREYLLTALQPASSYIICMVPLVSGTGNKGGMSGGNTDTDEAPVCAKAETSDPNMSDVDQGEDQGSEHITSLPLAGIIGGATAIVSLTLILGIFCWYIHRARRFSTREHYSRSSSRKSKHYDDYIESGTKKDNTILEIRGPGFQMTPMAARETPQPKPVQEDYIIHTIFPSNGTGLYKPPHHTANASYGTNRGYREGGIPDLDYSYT, encoded by the coding sequence ATGGCTCCTGAAGTCATGGCTGAGCTTCGTGATTGGTTCTTTCTTCTGCTGCTCTGCCTCACACTATTGGCTGAGGTGCTGCAGTGTGCTGCAACTGCTTCACAGGGAATAGATGCTGATGGAGACGTAGtgtgtccgtctgtctgtcgaTGTGATGAAGACTTTATTTACTGCAATGATCGTGGTCTAAGTGCTATCCCACCACTCCCCCCTTCTGCCTCCATTCTTTATCTTCAGAACAATCATATAGACAATGCAGGACTTCCCACGTCCCTTGAGTTCCTCACTACTGTCGAAGTCATATATCTTTATGATAATGAGCTGGATGACTTTCCCATGCATCTACCACCATCTTTACAGGAACTTCATCTCCAAGACAACAACATCCGGGTGTTACCAAGAGCTGCATTAGCCAGGTTGCCTCTCCTGGAAAAGTTGCACTTGGATGACAACTCAGTGTCCACAGTTAGTATAGAAGATCAGGCTTTTGCCGATAATCCTCGTCTTCGTCTGCTCTTCCTTTCCAGAAACCACCTTTCCAGCATTCCCTCAGGACTTCCAGCCTCACTAGAAGAACTACGTTTAGATGATAATCGTATCTCTACTATTCCCACACATGCCTTCCGAGGTTTATCTTCTCTGCGCCGTCTTGTCTTGGATGGAAACCTTTTGGCTAACCAGCGCATTGCAGATGACACCTTCTCACGCCTATCAAACCTCACTGAACTTTCTTTAGTACGGAACTCCCTTCAGACTCCACCACTTAATTTGCCTAGTGCACACCTGCAAAGATTGTCTCTCCAAGACAATGCCTTGATCCACATGCCACGGGGCTCCCTTGATGGAATGCGTAGTCTTCAGAGGCTGGATCTTTCTGGGAACAACTTGACCACACTTCCCAGAGGTTTGTTCCGGGACTTGGAGAGTCTAGGGCAGTTGCTTGTGCGTGGCAACCCTTGGCACTGTGGCTGCAACCTGCGCTGGCTTTATGACTGGCTAGAAGCTAAAGGGAACACTATTACAGTCCGAGGACTTACTTGCCAGTCTCCAGAGCGAGTACGTGACATGCCACTAAGAGACCTTACTAGTCAAATGGATGACTGTGAATTAGCAGCAGCTGGAGGTGCAGGGATAGGTGGAGTGGGTTCACCAGGTGGTGGAGGTACTACTGGCAATAGAATGAGTGGAGCAGGAGTCAGTTCAACAACTCTGTCCCCTCCTCAAGGATCCCTGTTTACTCTGCGGTCCAAGCGACCTGGTCTGGGGCTTCCAGACAAAGGCTTAGACTACACACTTGGCAGCAGTGGTGTGGGGAAGAACCTGGCCCTGAATGTGAAGCCACTATCCCATGACAGCATCAGGGTTACATGGAGTGTGGCTCaaacatcttcctctttcaggcTTAGTTGGCTCCGCTTGGGGACTAGTGCTGCAATGGGTTCCATTACTGAGACTCTTGTAAGGGGTGACCGAAGAGAGTATCTACTTACTGCCCTCCAACCAGCATCCAGCTACATCATCTGCATGGTGCCCCTAGTCTCCGGCACAGGGAATAAAGGAggcatgtctggaggaaacacAGACACGGATGAGGCTCCAGTGTGTGCAAAGGCTGAGACATCTGATCCCAACATGTCTGATGTAGACCAAGGGGAGGATCAAGGCTCAGAGCACATCACCTCACTTCCACTTGCTGGGATTATTGGTGGGGCCACTGCTATAGTCTCTCTAACACTTATTCTCGGAATATTCTGCTGGTACATTCATCGGGCAAGGCGCTTTTCCACAAGAGAACACTACAGCCGAAGCAGCTCGCGCAAAAGCAAGCATTATGATGACTACATTGAATCAGGCACTAAAAAAGATAACACCATCCTGGAAATCCGAGGGCCTGGCTTCCAGATGACACCAATGGCTGCCAGAGAGACACCGCAGCCCAAGCCAGTACAGGAAGactacataatacacacaatcTTCCCTTCAAATGGCACAGGTCTATACAAACCACCCCATCACACAGCTAATGCAAGCTATGGCACAAACCGTGGCTATAGAGAAGGGGGTATTCCAGATTTAGATTACTCTTACACGTGA